The proteins below are encoded in one region of Tessaracoccus aquimaris:
- a CDS encoding phosphoribosylglycinamide synthetase C domain-containing protein: MLALLKTPLAGVLDAAACGRLADLDPLEWREGAAVVIVEAAEGYPGPPVTGTPIELPEDEVDAYVLQAGTRLDGHQLVSAGGRVLGVVGRGAHVTEARDNAYALLAKVNLEGGFHRDDIGVAH, translated from the coding sequence GTGCTCGCCCTGCTGAAGACCCCGCTCGCCGGCGTCCTCGACGCGGCGGCGTGTGGTCGCCTGGCCGACCTCGACCCGCTCGAGTGGCGCGAGGGCGCCGCCGTGGTGATCGTGGAGGCGGCCGAGGGCTACCCCGGCCCGCCCGTCACGGGCACCCCGATCGAACTTCCCGAGGACGAGGTCGACGCCTACGTGTTGCAGGCGGGCACCCGCCTCGACGGCCACCAACTCGTCTCCGCGGGCGGCCGCGTGCTCGGCGTGGTGGGTCGCGGCGCCCACGTAACCGAGGCCCGCGACAACGCCTACGCGCTGCTCGCTAAGGTCAACCTCGAAGGCGGCTTCCACCGCGACGACATCGGCGTCGCGCACTAG
- a CDS encoding ABC transporter ATP-binding protein, translating to MTAAIQADGLRKSFKGVDVLRGVTFAVDSGSIFALLGSNGAGKTTTIRILATLLRPDSGTARVNGHDVQAEPALARASFSLTGQFAAVDEVLTGRENLALVARLRHVADPAATAAALLERFSLVDAADRRVGTYSGGMRRRLDIAMSLIGDPPVIFLDEPTTGLDPEARLEVWDAVRGLAARGTTVLLTTQYLDEAEQLADRIAILHEGRILVDGTLADLRAVLPPAEVTYVEKQPTLEDVFLTLVGTRKEAS from the coding sequence ATGACCGCGGCCATCCAGGCGGACGGGCTGCGTAAGTCGTTCAAGGGGGTCGACGTGCTGCGGGGCGTCACCTTCGCGGTCGATTCCGGCTCGATCTTTGCGCTGCTCGGCTCCAACGGAGCGGGCAAGACCACCACGATCCGGATCCTTGCGACCCTGCTCCGGCCCGACTCCGGTACGGCCCGGGTCAACGGGCACGACGTGCAGGCCGAGCCTGCGCTCGCCCGCGCCTCGTTCAGCCTGACGGGACAGTTCGCGGCCGTCGACGAGGTGCTGACCGGGCGCGAGAACCTCGCCCTGGTCGCCCGGCTGCGCCACGTCGCCGATCCAGCGGCGACGGCTGCGGCGCTCCTGGAGCGCTTCTCGCTCGTCGATGCCGCGGACCGCAGGGTCGGCACCTACTCCGGCGGCATGAGGCGTCGCCTCGACATCGCCATGAGCCTGATCGGCGATCCCCCCGTGATCTTCCTCGACGAGCCGACCACGGGCCTCGACCCCGAGGCGAGGCTGGAGGTGTGGGACGCCGTCCGGGGGCTGGCCGCGCGAGGCACCACCGTCCTGCTCACCACGCAGTATCTGGACGAGGCCGAGCAACTCGCCGACCGGATCGCGATCCTGCACGAGGGACGCATCCTCGTCGACGGCACGCTCGCCGACCTCAGGGCGGTGCTGCCGCCCGCGGAGGTCACCTACGTCGAGAAGCAGCCGACGCTCGAGGACGTATTCCTCACCCTCGTCGGCACCAGGAAGGAGGCGTCATGA
- a CDS encoding ABC transporter permease, whose translation MSTHAIADTSALLGRSLRHITRSMDTIITTTVMPIAFLLLFVYIFGGAIATGSGTNYATYLLPGILLITVASGVAYTAFRLFQDLQGGIFERFQSMPIARSSVLWAHVLTSMVANLASLLIVTIVAFVMGFRPTAGPLAWLAIAGILALFTLTLTWIAVIPGLTAKTVDGASAFSYPLIFLPFISSAFVPTATMPGPVRWFAEHQPVTSIVNSLRSLMTGRGVGSDLWVALAWLVGALLVAYVAAMLIYRRRLS comes from the coding sequence ATGAGCACGCACGCCATCGCGGACACCTCCGCGCTGCTCGGCAGGTCGCTGCGACACATCACGCGAAGCATGGACACCATCATCACCACCACCGTGATGCCGATCGCGTTCCTGCTGCTGTTCGTCTACATCTTCGGCGGCGCGATCGCCACCGGATCGGGCACGAACTACGCGACCTATCTGCTGCCCGGCATCCTGCTGATCACCGTCGCCTCCGGCGTCGCCTACACCGCCTTCCGGCTGTTCCAGGATCTGCAGGGCGGCATCTTCGAGCGCTTCCAGTCGATGCCGATCGCCCGCTCCAGCGTGCTGTGGGCGCACGTGCTGACGTCGATGGTGGCGAACCTGGCGTCGCTGCTGATCGTGACGATCGTCGCGTTCGTGATGGGCTTTCGGCCCACCGCCGGGCCGCTCGCCTGGCTGGCGATCGCGGGGATCCTTGCGCTGTTCACCCTGACGCTGACCTGGATCGCCGTGATCCCCGGGCTGACGGCCAAGACCGTCGACGGCGCAAGCGCGTTCTCCTACCCCCTGATCTTCCTGCCGTTCATCAGCTCCGCGTTCGTGCCGACCGCGACGATGCCCGGGCCGGTCAGGTGGTTCGCCGAGCACCAACCCGTGACGTCGATCGTCAACAGCCTCCGCTCGCTGATGACGGGCCGGGGCGTCGGCTCCGACCTGTGGGTCGCGCTCGCGTGGCTGGTCGGCGCGCTGCTTGTCGCCTACGTCGCCGCGATGCTGATCTACCGGAGGCGGCTCAGCTGA
- a CDS encoding DinB family protein, translating into MTERTDLIETLARHRGFLLQTAEGLSEEQARTASTVSALTIGSLLKHVADTEEQWMGFAVHGAQAFEGGGVYESDVDWDAVAAEGESNDGDWSDSEWVDDRFTLSDAETLDVLRARLLEVAAATEAILAEADLDVSHPLPSAPWFEQGVSWSVRRVGLHLIAEIAQHAGHADIIREAIDGQKTMG; encoded by the coding sequence ATGACCGAACGCACCGATCTGATCGAGACCCTCGCCCGCCACCGCGGGTTCCTGCTGCAGACGGCCGAGGGGCTGTCCGAGGAGCAGGCCCGCACCGCGAGCACCGTCAGCGCGCTGACCATCGGCTCGCTCCTGAAGCACGTCGCCGACACCGAGGAACAGTGGATGGGATTTGCCGTCCATGGCGCCCAGGCGTTCGAGGGCGGGGGAGTCTACGAGTCCGACGTCGACTGGGACGCCGTCGCGGCCGAGGGGGAGAGCAACGACGGTGACTGGTCCGACAGCGAATGGGTCGACGACCGCTTCACGCTGAGCGACGCCGAGACCCTCGACGTGCTGCGGGCCCGGCTGCTGGAGGTCGCGGCCGCCACCGAGGCGATCCTCGCCGAGGCTGACCTCGACGTGTCGCACCCGCTGCCGTCGGCCCCGTGGTTCGAGCAGGGTGTTTCCTGGTCCGTGCGCCGCGTCGGGCTGCACCTGATCGCCGAGATCGCGCAGCACGCGGGCCACGCCGACATCATCCGCGAGGCGATCGACGGTCAGAAGACGATGGGCTGA
- a CDS encoding DUF3048 domain-containing protein gives MKVTRRSLLLSSVVLGVAGCSRPAETPTPSPTQAPTTPSVAPTPSPSPSPTPALRAPLTGLPATDPAALTRPAVAVKVPNLKVEQPQLGLNEADIVICAPNGDSSTRLCPIFHSRFAEAVGPVRSMRPADVPLLSPIFPVLGNTGASSWVNNYIEAHSERLEVMTYLDFKKTGAYSVDKARLYTAGGRTQYDRAIQAHPAKMAEIAEKAGAPGPYLTFALDAASSSAAGGAAATRVVIPYGPAHKYDMSYDYDEASGRYLRSQPWGEHVLADGTRVDVDSVLIVKAKWEYGKIWKGKGDPDPVIELIDAEGQFLYVHGGTSVAGTWRKGAIAEPFVFTTDAGAPLLVAPGRTWIELPRPTADVTLS, from the coding sequence GTGAAGGTGACGAGGCGCAGCCTGCTGCTCTCATCCGTGGTGCTCGGCGTGGCGGGCTGCTCGCGGCCGGCAGAGACACCCACCCCTAGCCCGACACAGGCGCCCACGACTCCGAGCGTCGCCCCGACGCCGTCGCCATCGCCCTCGCCGACCCCGGCGCTGAGGGCCCCGCTGACGGGGCTCCCCGCGACCGATCCCGCGGCGCTCACCCGTCCGGCGGTCGCCGTCAAGGTGCCCAACCTCAAGGTCGAACAGCCGCAACTGGGGCTCAACGAGGCCGACATCGTCATCTGCGCGCCCAACGGCGACTCCTCGACGCGGCTCTGTCCGATCTTCCACAGCAGATTCGCCGAGGCCGTCGGGCCGGTCCGGTCGATGCGCCCAGCCGACGTGCCTCTGCTGTCGCCCATCTTCCCGGTGCTCGGCAACACCGGCGCGTCCTCCTGGGTCAACAACTACATCGAGGCGCACTCCGAGCGCCTCGAGGTGATGACCTATCTGGACTTCAAGAAGACGGGCGCCTACAGCGTCGACAAGGCGCGGCTCTACACCGCGGGCGGCAGGACGCAGTACGACCGGGCCATCCAGGCGCATCCGGCCAAGATGGCCGAGATCGCCGAGAAGGCGGGCGCACCCGGCCCCTACCTGACCTTCGCCCTGGACGCCGCCTCATCGTCGGCCGCGGGGGGAGCGGCCGCCACGCGCGTCGTCATCCCCTACGGGCCCGCCCACAAGTACGACATGTCCTACGACTACGACGAGGCCTCCGGCCGCTACCTGCGCAGCCAGCCGTGGGGTGAGCACGTGCTCGCCGACGGCACCCGCGTCGACGTGGACAGCGTGCTGATCGTCAAGGCGAAGTGGGAGTACGGGAAGATCTGGAAGGGCAAGGGCGATCCTGATCCCGTCATCGAACTGATCGACGCGGAGGGGCAGTTCCTGTACGTGCACGGCGGCACCTCGGTCGCGGGCACGTGGCGCAAGGGGGCCATCGCCGAGCCGTTCGTGTTCACCACCGACGCAGGTGCTCCGCTGCTCGTCGCGCCAGGCCGCACCTGGATAGAACTGCCGCGCCCCACGGCCGACGTGACGCTCAGCTGA
- a CDS encoding DUF1048 domain-containing protein, protein MAAKWFEVLTGPLEQKKQYRRDKARIDALPQPYRGAAQALQRYFIYYGGITDGDTTVTMLGDLADLWERAAADGTPVRDIVGPDPVDFAETFAAAYTGTRWIDKERQRLIESIDEAERGEPE, encoded by the coding sequence ATGGCAGCCAAGTGGTTCGAGGTCCTCACGGGACCCCTCGAACAGAAGAAGCAGTATCGGCGCGACAAGGCTCGCATCGACGCCCTTCCGCAGCCCTACCGCGGTGCCGCCCAGGCGCTGCAGCGGTACTTCATCTACTACGGGGGCATCACCGACGGCGATACCACCGTCACGATGCTCGGCGACCTCGCCGACCTGTGGGAACGCGCCGCCGCCGACGGCACCCCGGTCCGCGACATCGTCGGCCCCGACCCCGTCGACTTCGCCGAGACCTTCGCCGCCGCCTACACCGGCACGCGCTGGATCGACAAGGAACGCCAACGCCTCATCGAGTCGATCGACGAGGCCGAACGGGGTGAGCCCGAATGA
- a CDS encoding PadR family transcriptional regulator, with product MGRQETELLKGTLEGIVLAILSGRPTYGYEITAWLRDQGFSDIAEGTVYALLVRIEQRGFVDVEKVPSEKGPPRKVYSLNAAGRAQLEEFWQSWDLLTRRIARLRPPIRPTN from the coding sequence ATGGGCAGGCAGGAAACCGAGCTACTCAAGGGGACGCTCGAGGGCATCGTGCTCGCCATCTTGTCCGGGCGACCTACGTACGGGTACGAGATCACGGCCTGGCTGCGCGACCAGGGCTTCAGCGACATCGCGGAGGGCACGGTCTACGCACTGCTGGTCCGCATTGAACAACGAGGCTTCGTCGACGTCGAGAAGGTGCCCTCAGAGAAGGGCCCTCCGCGCAAGGTCTACTCGCTCAACGCCGCGGGGCGCGCTCAACTCGAGGAGTTCTGGCAAAGCTGGGACCTCCTCACGCGACGCATCGCGCGTCTGCGCCCACCCATCCGACCCACCAACTGA
- a CDS encoding adenylosuccinate synthase, with the protein MPSVVVVGAQWGDEGKGKATDALGERVDVCVRYSGGNNAGHTLVVGGEKFVLHLLPSGILNPDTTTVIGNGVVVDLDVLAEELDVLHSRGVDVPHPLISANAHIITEYHKVLDKVTERFLGKRKIGTTGRGVGPAYSDKVNRIGIRIQDILDESILRQKVEAALAQKNELLVKIYNRRPIEPEEIVQALLKHADTIRPHIVDSGRYVNDALDEGKVVLFEGAQAHHLDVDQGTYPYVTSSNPTAAGATTGGGVGPTRIDRTIGIAKAYTTRVGEGPFPTELFDEDGEALRAKGGEFGATTGRPRRCGWFDALLVEQAVKLNGFTDIFLTKLDILSGWEKIPVCVAYEVDGVRHDVMPMTQSEFHHAKPIYELVDGWAEDISKARSFDDLPANCQAYVRRLEELIGCRISGIGVGPGREESVTINDLI; encoded by the coding sequence ATGCCGAGTGTTGTTGTTGTTGGCGCCCAGTGGGGCGACGAAGGCAAGGGCAAGGCGACCGACGCTCTGGGCGAACGCGTTGACGTGTGCGTCCGCTACTCGGGCGGCAACAACGCCGGCCATACCCTCGTCGTCGGTGGTGAGAAGTTCGTCCTTCACCTCCTGCCCTCCGGCATCCTCAACCCCGACACCACGACCGTCATCGGCAACGGCGTCGTCGTCGACCTCGACGTGCTTGCGGAGGAACTCGACGTCCTCCACTCGCGCGGGGTCGACGTCCCGCACCCGCTGATCTCGGCCAACGCCCACATCATCACCGAGTACCACAAGGTGCTCGACAAGGTCACCGAGCGCTTCCTCGGCAAGCGGAAGATCGGCACCACCGGCCGCGGCGTCGGCCCCGCCTATTCCGACAAGGTCAACCGGATCGGCATCCGCATCCAGGACATCCTTGACGAGTCGATCCTGCGCCAGAAGGTCGAGGCGGCTCTGGCCCAGAAGAACGAACTGCTCGTCAAGATCTACAACCGGCGCCCCATCGAGCCGGAGGAGATCGTGCAGGCGCTGCTCAAGCACGCCGACACGATCCGCCCCCACATCGTCGACTCGGGACGCTACGTCAACGACGCGCTCGATGAGGGCAAGGTCGTGCTGTTCGAGGGCGCGCAGGCGCACCACCTCGACGTCGACCAGGGCACCTACCCGTACGTCACGTCGTCCAACCCGACGGCGGCGGGCGCGACGACCGGCGGCGGCGTCGGCCCGACCAGGATCGACCGGACCATCGGCATCGCCAAGGCGTACACGACCCGCGTCGGCGAGGGCCCCTTCCCGACGGAACTCTTCGACGAGGACGGCGAGGCGCTGCGCGCAAAGGGCGGCGAGTTCGGTGCGACCACGGGTCGCCCGCGCCGCTGCGGTTGGTTCGACGCGTTGCTTGTCGAGCAGGCCGTCAAGCTGAACGGCTTCACCGACATCTTCCTGACAAAGCTCGACATCCTGAGCGGCTGGGAGAAGATCCCGGTGTGTGTCGCCTACGAGGTCGACGGCGTGCGCCACGACGTGATGCCGATGACGCAGTCCGAGTTCCACCACGCCAAGCCGATCTACGAACTGGTCGACGGCTGGGCGGAGGACATCTCGAAGGCGCGCTCCTTCGACGATCTTCCCGCCAACTGCCAGGCCTACGTCCGCCGCCTCGAGGAACTGATCGGCTGCCGCATCTCCGGGATCGGCGTCGGGCCGGGCCGCGAGGAGTCGGTGACCATCAACGACCTGATCTGA